The region GCACCCATCATATCATCTGATGACGATCATCTCGTCACTTGCTGGTCTTTTCACACTCCTCACCATCCTCATATGCCTTCTCCATCGTTGTGGCGCCAACTACGAAGTCGAGTCGGTCGCCGGGTCAGGGAATGTGCTGTCAGCCAAGCTGAAACTTGTAGGCGGGACGGCGGAGTTCGGGCCTGATGTCAAGCGGCTCAATCTGACTGCAAGGTAAGTGTGTTTGATCTTGAGTTGGGTTTTTTCTTTCAAAAGAGGTACAAATTCCTCACTGTTTTAATTTTGACGGTAGCCTAGAGAAGGACAGCCGGCTCCACGTGCACATCACCGATGCCGATCATTTGCGATGGGAGGTCCCCCAGGACGTTATCCCGCGCCCAGCGCCGGTGCCGGAGGACGTCTTGCTACATTCCTCGGGCTTGAGCAAtgcttccttgcccggcaacagcacCATGTCCAGCGCGTCTTCAGACCTGACCTTCACCATCCACACCGCCCCGTTCCGCTTCACCGTCTCCCGCCGCTCCACCGGCGACGTCCTCTTCGACACCTCCGCCGCACTCGTCTTCAAGAACCGGTACGTAATACATGATACAAGGCACACGGTGTAGCTAGTTGATCCGTAAGTAGCCTATAAGTGGTGATGGGCATGTGGAACTATAATGCAGGTACTTGGAGGTGACGTCCGCGCTGCCAGCCAGGGGGGCATCTTTGTACGGACTGGGCGAGCAGACAAAACGGAGATTCCGGCTCCAACAGAACGACACGTTCACGATCTGGAACGAGGACGTCGGGAGGGCCGACATACTGGACATCAACCTCTACAGCTCACACCCATTCTACATGGATGTGCGCCCCGGCGGCGCTGCGCACGGCGTTCTGCTCCTCAACACCAACGGGATGGACATAGAGTATGGCGGGTCCTACATCACCTATAAGGTGATCGGCGGTGTGCTCGACTTCTACTTCTTCGCCGGGCCCTCCCCGCTCGCCGTCGTCGACCAGTACACCCAGCTCATCGGCCGCCCTGCCCCCATGCCATACTGGTCATTTGGTACGTGTACTCAACCGTCTTGCTAGTTCCGTGCATGCTTATATAATTCTGTTGTACTCACCTGTGGTTTGAATTTTGGCCGAAAAGAACggatttcggccatctcggcctgagGAGAAAAATATCTTCCAACGAAAAAATAGGTTTTGATCAAATTTCGGCCGAAATTTTTGaaaatggccgaaattcggccacCTCGGCCTCGGGCGAAAATTTTCACGAATGAAAATCAAAACCTTGGTACTCACCTGATCCGCTATTTCTTGCAATGCAGGGTTCCACCAGTGCAGGTATGGCTACAAGAATGTGGCTGACCTGGAGGGCGTAGTCGCGGGCTATGCCAAGGCCAAGATTCCATTAGAGTCGATTTGGTCGGACATCGACTACATGGACGGCGGCCAGGATTTCACGCTGGATCCGACCAACTTCCCAGCCAATTTGCTCCGGCCGTTTGTGGACCGGCTGCACAATAACAGCCAGAAATACGTGGTCATCATAGACCCGGCGATCAAAAAAGAAGCAGCTCCTCCGCAAAATGAGTCCGTGGGTCTGTTCCTCCAGCGAAATGGCACCAACTATGTCGGCCGGGTGTGGCCAGGCGAGGTCTATTACCCGGACTTCATGAGCGCACACGCTGCTGAGTACTGGGCGCGGAAAATCTCGGAGTTCCGTCGCACCATCCCCGCCGACGGGCTGTGGTGCGACATGAACGAGCCCTCCAACTTCAAGGATTGGGAGCCGCTCAACGAGTACGACTACTCGTCCTACCGCATCAACAACACCGGCATTCACCGTAACCTTAATAACAAGACCGTACCGGTGTCCACGGTGCACTTCAATGGCGTGTCGGAGTACGATGCGCACAACCTCTACGGCCTCCTCGAGTCGCGGGCCACGCATGATGCTCTTCTCAAGGACACAGCGCGCCGCCCCTTCGTGCTCAGTCGTGCCACGTTCGTCAGCTCGGGGCGCTACACCGCTCACTGGACCGGCGACAATGACGGGCGGTGGGAGCAGCTTGCGCAGTCCATCAACACCATCCTCAACTTTGGACTCTTCGGCATCCCCATGATGGGCGCTGACATCTGCGGCTTCACTGGCAACACGACCCAGGATCTCTGCAGCCGCTGGATACAGCTTGGTGCATTCTACCCGTTTGCCAGGGCGCATGCAGAGAAGACAACCGCCCGGCGAGAGCTCTACGTGTGGGAGTCGACGGCACAGTCGGCGAGGAAGGCGTTGGGGATGCGGTACCGGCTGCTCCCCTACATCTACACGCTCATGTATGAGGCGCACACAACGGGGTCACCCATAGCGCGCCCGCTCTTCTTCTCCTATCCTCAGGATGCCAACACCTACGGCGTGGATAGGCAGTTCCTGCTAGGCCGTGGCGTGCTTGTCTCTCCGGTGTTAGAGCCGGGAGCTACCACCGTCGACGCCTATTTCCCGGCGGGCCGGTGGTTTAGTCTTCACGACCGCTCCCCCGCCATCACCTTGCAGACCGGCAAGAGAGTGACGCTCCCAGCGCCAGCGGACTCGGCAAATGTGCACCTGGCCGGGGGCAACATACTACCGCTGCAGCAGCCCGGCCTGACCACGTCCACCGCACGACAAAGCGAGTTCCACCTCCTTGTGGCGCTCGCGGAGAATGGCACAGCCAGCGGGAAGCTGTTCTTGGATGACGGCGAGTCGCCGGAGATGGGAGGGGTGGGAGGCAACTGGACGCTGGTGAGGTTTAGCTGCAACACGGAGGATAGCAAGGGCATCATCACGACCAAGGTGAGTTCGCATGTGGTGCAGAACTCGTACGCTCCGAGCCGGACTCTGGTCATCGGCAAGGTGGCCTTCATGGGGCTCCCGTCGGCACCAAAGGGGTTCACCGTGTATGTGAACGGTGTTGAGCTCAAGGCAGCCCGCACCAAGTCCCGGACGAACGGAGTATTCAGCGTCAGTGGGTTGTCGCTGCTCATCGGACAGCAGTTCGAGGTAAAGGTCGTCACGTCTCACTAACATCGAGACATTTGTGCAAGTTCTTTATCTGAATAAACAATGAAAATTGGTAGTATCGTCTACCAGTTCTCATGCATAGTTCTTATGCTAATTCCAATGCATAGGTGTTTATGTGAGATGCTAAGCACATTTAAAACCTTAGTAACTGGTCTCCCCAGTGCATTGGTGTTTAGCTTTTGTAGCTAAGCctccctcattgaattgtttaacaattaaactccatcattcaTTGGTTGATAGTCATTTTGCATAGGttcacacgcttagcaccgttttcTCTTGGGGTCACCATAATGCTGTCTCTCCTCAttaattgctttgccacatcatttttttgcctatgtggcacccttagcacctgtacaccgtggagcactgggaagggcctTAATAATTGGCCATTTGGTACCAAAGCAGCTTTTGGCTCATTTAAGAAAAGGAAATCGTGTTTTGTTTCGTGATTTAATCTGAAAttgttgcatggtaatacgtgtctcattcatatcataaagaataaagtacaagtcacgtaaggatcgacatgacaaaactgaaaagatagcagaacattttTGAGCTTGACACTAACGCCCgacacctgcctccggcaccaccacagcagccaccgaaCAAAAAAATGGCGGATCACCTCCTCAcctgagctcgacgcggctccatcgctgatatgcagctttgcggacctccaaggtagctcaccaaaagtgaagccattgtcgttgaacgaatcagaccggggcaacaccccggacgcgccatcgaactccagatctggcactccaccacgactaagacgccgaaagaggaaaccatacctgccatccacgaaccacgaacccagcacacgttctatcttccagatgtcgtcgatgtagaccacaatctgcatccgctcctggactacctcccaagctccacacCAACGCTAGAGCAAACGTCGTCGCGACgatggagcccgaggacacaggtccaccacgaggatgccgccgtccgccacgccatccttgcttgaacagactgatttccaaatccatccccaacaataggaccgatggcctcgtcaGGAAAGCATCCGAAGAATATTTattcagcgtcgtcatcgtcgccgccgaagcaaagacgatgaacaacctaaaaacctagactacgGATGAGTAAAAaggatccacacgcgtggatccggcgacccccctcaccaccgacgaccgaggtcgccagcggaggggagccgccggagaacAGTGTTGGAAGATCGGcctctggcggcggctagggttgcagCCGCCAGGTACGAGAGGAAAACAGCCGGACGTACAAGGCTAATCCGGTTACGAGTCTGAAATTGCTCCTTGACCATCTTTCTGATGGAGAGGGAATGGTACGTTCTTTCACTCGTACAATAGATTTACTTCCTCAAACAGCTCAATATTGTTTTAATACAGTACAAACACAGACGTTTATGTAAACGTCCATACACTCACCTCTATAAACGCACACTCCAACACGACTTCATAGTCGATGGGAACGCCTCATCCCAGGAGTCGCAGTGAACGCACATCGACGAAAGTCCTGAAATAAATCAAGGAAATAATGCGAGCATAAGGATTTGAAACCTAGTGGGCTAGGGATACGACTGTCCTCCTAATTATTCAATCACAGATTGGTTCGCAAACTGGTCAATACCTTGATTTGTTTGTTTCACAAAAATCAAGTTCTTACAATCTTACTTATTGGTTGTCGATGTGATCTGATATTTACAAGCCAAAGTACAACAGAGTTGTAGTTCCTTGGCCTTTTGCCTTCTAGCTTTTTGGCATTCTCTTGTACATGTATATATTTTATCTTTGGCCTCCTAAAAATACAAATTGCTTTTCTCCTAACATCAGCATGGTATCACGAGCCCTGGTTAGGGAATATTTTAGTTGCCGCAAGTCACCCTCCTGATCCGCTGTGCTGCTCCTCTTCCGCTACTACCTTCCCTGATCAGCCGCTCCTCTTCCCGATCGAGCCGTCCATGTGAACAGCGATGACCTCAAGGAAGCCCGCACCAAATTCCCGGACGAATGGAGTGCTCAGCGTCAGTGGGCTGTCGCTGGTCACCGGACAACAATTTGAGATCAAGGTTGTCATATCCCATTAACATCGAGACCAACTGTGCATATTTCTTTATCTGAATAAAAAATGAATATTGGTAGTATTGTCTctagttctactccctccgtctcataatataaaaacATTTTCAAGCTGTTTTAGattgaaaaacgttcttatattaacgGACAGAGGGAGTAACTGTTTTTGTCCGTTCATTTGAGAAGCAAATCGTAGTTTCTGTCCGTTCACCGTCGTAATTGTTCTTAATCGGGTAGCCTCTACTCATTTGAGAAGCAAATCATGTTTTTTGTTCTGAAATTGGCCCTTGAGAATCTTTCTGTTGCAGTGGTAATTGTACGCTCTTTCACTCACTAGGACATTTTTGAACGTGCATGAGCATATATCAAGGTACATCCACCATACAATAGATCGGATTGGGCCCAGAAGCTCGATCTCCGTTTCATAGTTGACGAAGCAGGTGAATGCCTTGATTTATTTTGTTTCATAAAAATCGACAGGCTGATTTGCTTCCTCAAAAAGCAAGTTCTTGCTTATGGGTTGTTGTTGTGGTCTGGTATTTACAAGCCAAGGTACAACAGAGTTGCAGCTCCAAGGAGCGAGAAAACTGCAACAGGTGGCATTTGAGTTTTGCCATCTTAGTCATGGATGGGACCACTTTAGTAGGAAAAAAATTAGTAAGGAGCGTTGCTTGCtagtctttatctttatctttactttattaataaagcacggattgtttCTGTCCGTTCACCGTCGTCGCTAATTTTACACAAAAGCCTCTATGTTTTGGCTAATTTAAACCGCAATCCTCTGTGAGTGAAGAAAAAAGGTTTGATATTATTTTTCGTCAACCCTCTGTGCACGTTTGGCTTCAGATCGAGTGGCGGCGCTCCCGATCCGATCGGGACATGATGCAGGGCGACGGCGGAATGGCTCTGGGAGGTGGGGGCTGTCGGGGAAGTGGCTGACGTCGGGGCGAGGCGGATCATATCGGGATCCAACGCAGCGGCGCAAAGGCTGGCAGCGGCGATGCTCCATGGCCATGGCGGCTTGGTCTCCTGGGAAGAAGGGACGCATGAGAGAGAAGGTGAGACGGAGAGAAGAGAAGGCGGGTTGGGACGCTGCTTTCCAATGCTGGTCTGGCGGCGGCTCTGGACGGCAGATCCGGGTTTGATGTCTGGATTCCTCTCGTTCCCGCTGCATGATGGGGTTGCCCAGCCACCGCTCTCCCTACCGAAAACATAGAAGAGAGCACCTGCACCTCGGCCCGCTTATCATGTAGGTCCATATACATCAGGATTTGTGCAAGCCGTTTCCGTAAGATTATAAGTTCACGGTTATATCGCTCGTGTTAGTAGTTGTACCCGGTCGTGATCCGCCTACTCCCTAGTTCCTACCTTAGGCTACTGTACAACGAGATAAGGATAGACACTATCGGGCACTCCT is a window of Triticum dicoccoides isolate Atlit2015 ecotype Zavitan chromosome 2B, WEW_v2.0, whole genome shotgun sequence DNA encoding:
- the LOC119361432 gene encoding probable alpha-glucosidase Os06g0675700, encoding MAEIRPPRPRAKIFTNENQNLGFHQCRYGYKNVADLEGVVAGYAKAKIPLESIWSDIDYMDGGQDFTLDPTNFPANLLRPFVDRLHNNSQKYVVIIDPAIKKEAAPPQNESVGLFLQRNGTNYVGRVWPGEVYYPDFMSAHAAEYWARKISEFRRTIPADGLWCDMNEPSNFKDWEPLNEYDYSSYRINNTGIHRNLNNKTVPVSTVHFNGVSEYDAHNLYGLLESRATHDALLKDTARRPFVLSRATFVSSGRYTAHWTGDNDGRWEQLAQSINTILNFGLFGIPMMGADICGFTGNTTQDLCSRWIQLGAFYPFARAHAEKTTARRELYVWESTAQSARKALGMRYRLLPYIYTLMYEAHTTGSPIARPLFFSYPQDANTYGVDRQFLLGRGVLVSPVLEPGATTVDAYFPAGRWFSLHDRSPAITLQTGKRVTLPAPADSANVHLAGGNILPLQQPGLTTSTARQSEFHLLVALAENGTASGKLFLDDGESPEMGGVGGNWTLVRFSCNTEDSKGIITTKVSSHVVQNSYAPSRTLVIGKVAFMGLPSAPKGFTVYVNGVELKAARTKSRTNGVFSVSGLSLLIGQQFEVKVVTSH